Genomic window (Nitrospirota bacterium):
AACGGATGCATTCCACAGTATCCTTTCCAAGAGGAGACATAGGCTTAGAAACTGTAACATCCGGCAATTGTGCCGTATCGCTGAAAAGTAATTTCCTCATAAGTTCCAGTCCAGGCATAATTGCACCGCCCTTATATTTATTTCCACTCCCTATAAAATTAAGCGTAGTCGCTGTGCCAAAATCAATTACTGCAACAGGAGCGCCAAACAGGTCACATGCGCCTGCGGCAGCAGCAATCCTGTCTGTACCTAACTTTTCAGGCTCTTCTATCTGGAAATCAATACCTGTCTTCATCTTATGAGTTAATACCACAGGCTCTTTTTTGCTCAGAGCGCTGCATGCCTTTTTAACGGCATCTGTATGCCCCGGCACCACAGAAGATATTATAATGCCGTCAGGCATTTTGTCTATATTTTTTTCTCTTATAAACTCTGCAAAGAGCACAGAGTATTCCGAAGACGGCAACAGCGGTTTTGTATCAATTTTTTGAACAAAAAGCTCCTCCTCAATAAAAAAACCTATATCTATTGAAGAGTTACCAATATCTATGGCAATCAGGTTCATTTCGGCTGCACCTCAAAAGAGTTATATTATACCCTGAATTAACCAGAAAAATGCAGTTACCGCTTCCCCTGGGTTTTTCCCTTGAAGAAATCCTCAATGGTGCTGTAAACTTTGTTTGATGGTAAAAATACCAGATTGGCATAATCACTGTTGGAAGGTAACAGAAGGGGATTCAATGAAGAACGGTATCAAGTTCATTTTTT
Coding sequences:
- a CDS encoding type III pantothenate kinase, whose product is MNLIAIDIGNSSIDIGFFIEEELFVQKIDTKPLLPSSEYSVLFAEFIREKNIDKMPDGIIISSVVPGHTDAVKKACSALSKKEPVVLTHKMKTGIDFQIEEPEKLGTDRIAAAAGACDLFGAPVAVIDFGTATTLNFIGSGNKYKGGAIMPGLELMRKLLFSDTAQLPDVTVSKPMSPLGKDTVECIRSGIVYGTAGAVERIISETEKLEAESFKIVVTGGNADLIVPFLRKVDYIEQALVLKGLRSIYERNQQ